In Acidimicrobiales bacterium, the DNA window GGGCCGGAGCCATTCTGCTGTGCGGCCGCGCTGGCCGCAGCTTCACGCGAAGTGCTTGTCGAGGTACTCCGCGACCGGCTCCACGACGTGGTGCCAGGACTCGATCAGCTGGCGGTGGTTGAGGCCCGTGAGCGGCAGGTACGTGGCGTCGTCGCCGAGGGCCCCGGCGCGGCGGGCGTAGGCCTCGCTCATCGCCGGGGGGACCGTGCTGTCGAGGAGGCCGTGCGCCAGCAGCTGCGGCAGGCCGAGGGGGAGGAGGGCGGCCGGTGAGGCGGCGGCGAAGCGCTCGGGGAATTCGCCGATCGTCCCGCCCAGGAGGCGGTCGACCGACTCGGTGCCGAGGCCGAAGTCGCCGAGGCGCTCGAGGTCGCTCACCCCCGCCAGCGAGATCGCGGCGGAGAAGAGCTGGTCGGGTCGGGCGCCCGGCGCTCCCTCGGGGAGGCGGTGCCGTCCCGCCAACCAGAGGGCGAGGTGGCCGCCGGCGGAGTGGCCGCAGCTCGCGAGGCGGCTCGCGTCGACCTCGGCGATCCCGGTGAGGAAGTCCGCCGCGCTCGCCACGTCCTCGAAGGTCTGTGGCCAGCCGCCGCGGCCCCCGCCGAGGCCGACGCGGCGGTACTCGACGTTCCACACCGCGAAGCCCCGCTCGACGAGCGCGCGCGCGAGGGGACGCATCAGGCGGTAGGAGTAGATGCCGCGCCAGTAGCCGCCGTGCAGGAGCAGCACCCCCGGGAGCGGTTCGGAGACCCTGTCGGGGAGGTTGAGCTCACCGAACTGCCCGCGGCGCGGGCCGTAGTGGTAGCGGGCCCGGCGCATCCGGCAAAGCTAGCGTCGGGCGCGCGACGCCATGACCTCCACTTTTCTCCGCTTCGAAGCACACCGCATCGACGAGCCCGTGGTCGAACAGCTCCTCGACCGCTACCTCGCCGAGCTCACGGGGCACATCCCGGGCTTCGACCCGGCCCTCGCAGCGCCCCCTGAGGCCGCCGACTTCGAGCCGCCGGGCGGCCTCTTCCTCGTCGGCTTCGCGAAGGACGTGCCCCTCGCGATCGGCGGCGTGCGGCGCTTCGCCGAGGGCACCGGCGAGATCCGGCGGATGTGGGTCGCCCCCGTGGCCCGTGGCCGTGGCTACGCCCGCCTCCTCCTCGCGGCGCTCGAGGAAGCGGCGCGCGCGGCCGGCTATCGCGAGGTGCTCCTCGACACCCACGGCAGCCTCGACGCCGCCCTCGCCCTCTACCGCAGCAGCGGCTACCGCGAGCGCGAGCGCTACAACGACAACGCCTTCGCCGAGCACTTCTTCGCCAAGCGCCTCGAGTGAGGCGCCGCCTCAGGGGTGCTCGGCGGTGAAGCCGCAGGGGAGGAGCGGCACCTGCCGTCCGTGCTCGCAGAGCGCGACCGGTAACTCGAGCTCCGCGCCGTGCGCGGCCTCCTCCAGGCGCAGTCGGTAGTAGCGGGCGTTCTCCTGGGCCTCGTAGAGGAGCGCCGCCCGCTCGCCGTCGCGCTCGTGGAGGATCGCCTGGGAGAGCTGACGGTCGAGGTAGCCGAGCATCTCGTCGGCCTCGTTCTCCGCGCCGACGAGGTACTGGCAGAGCGCGCCGCGCACGAGGAGGGCGGCCCGGAAGACGAGCCGTTCGAAACCCTCGCCGGCCACCGCGCCGCCGAGCTCGTCGAGGAGCTCCTCGTAGCGCGCGCGGGCGTCGTCGAAGCGCCCCGCCATCAGCTGCTCGTCGGTGGCCGCGAGCCGTCCGCCCAGCTCGTCGAGGTCGCCCACCGCGGTCAAGTTACCGGCGCCGGAAGGGTCGGCGCCCGGGGCGGGCTCGGCCCCGCCGCGCCCTCGCTACCATGTCGCCCGGTTCGAGGCCGCCCCGACAGCGGGCGGCGGAAACGGGGAGCGCGCGATGGCGGTTCGGGACGACTACGAGGACGGCAAGGCCTACAACAATGCGGTCGCGGAGGAGTTCCGCGCCAACGAGGGCAAGGTCGGCGGCGACTGGGAAGGGCGCCGGATCATGATCCTCACGACGACCGGCGCGAAGAGCG includes these proteins:
- a CDS encoding alpha/beta hydrolase, which codes for MRRARYHYGPRRGQFGELNLPDRVSEPLPGVLLLHGGYWRGIYSYRLMRPLARALVERGFAVWNVEYRRVGLGGGRGGWPQTFEDVASAADFLTGIAEVDASRLASCGHSAGGHLALWLAGRHRLPEGAPGARPDQLFSAAISLAGVSDLERLGDFGLGTESVDRLLGGTIGEFPERFAAASPAALLPLGLPQLLAHGLLDSTVPPAMSEAYARRAGALGDDATYLPLTGLNHRQLIESWHHVVEPVAEYLDKHFA
- a CDS encoding GNAT family N-acetyltransferase; its protein translation is MTSTFLRFEAHRIDEPVVEQLLDRYLAELTGHIPGFDPALAAPPEAADFEPPGGLFLVGFAKDVPLAIGGVRRFAEGTGEIRRMWVAPVARGRGYARLLLAALEEAARAAGYREVLLDTHGSLDAALALYRSSGYRERERYNDNAFAEHFFAKRLE